CCTGGCGCTGGCATGGGAGTATTTAGCACATGGCATCAGTCAACAAAGTTATCATCATCGGAAATCTTGGCGCCGACCCGGAAGTCAGGGCGCTCCCGTCGGGGGAGTCCGTCGCCAACCTGAGAATCGCCACCACAGATCGCTGGAAGGACAAGGCGAGCGGGGAGATGAAGGAGTCGACCGAGTGGCACCGAGTCTCGTTCTTCGGCCGCATCGCCGAGGTTTGCGGGGAGTACCTGAGCAAGGGGAGCCAGGTATACGTTGAGGGCAAGAT
The genomic region above belongs to bacterium and contains:
- the ssb gene encoding single-stranded DNA-binding protein, with the translated sequence MASVNKVIIIGNLGADPEVRALPSGESVANLRIATTDRWKDKASGEMKESTEWHRVSFFGRIAEVCGEYLSKGSQVYVEGK